The Nostoc sp. 'Lobaria pulmonaria (5183) cyanobiont' DNA window CTGGCAATTCGATCTCAAAACAAATGTTCTGTCTGTTTCTGACCAGTGCAAATTCAATTATGGTCTACCCATTGACGCTGATTTCTCGCACCAAGTTCTGATGGAGCGGATTCATCCAGAGGATCGGACTTGGGTGCAGGCGGCAATTCAAGACTCGATTACCAACCACACCGATTACGATGTGGAATACCGCAATGTTTGGAACGATGGCAGTACGCACTGGGTAATCGTTCGTGGGCATCCGATTTACGACGAGGCGGGCAATCCTGAGCGGATGGTCGGAATATCAATCGATATTACCAATCGCAAACAAGCTGAAGCTGACCTCCGGGAAGCCTATGTGCAATGGGAGGCCGCTTTAGCGGCAGGAGCGATTTACACATGGCGGTGGAAGATTGCCGAGAATCTGGTGATCGTGAATGCAGCCTTTGCTCACTTGTTTGGTGTTGACTCTGTGGAGGCAGCAAGCGGTTTACCAATTGAACTGTTTATACAGGCGATACACGAAGAAGACCGCCCCCAAGTGACCGCTGCAATTAACCAGGCGATTGAAACTGGCAAAGAATTCATCAGTGAGTACCGTGTTTATACGGCAGCAGGCGAGGAGCGGTGGCTTGCCGCCCGCGGTCGCGTTGAATATGCTGCTGATGGCACACCGCTTGCTTTTCCTGGGGCACTGGCAGATATTACTGAACGCAAACAAGCCGAAGATGCTTGGCGACAGATTTCCACCGAACTCGAACGACAACTGCGAAAGTTTGACGCGATCGCCTCTTCCGTAACCGATTTTATTTACACATTCGATCTGTCTGGACGGTTCACTTACGTCAATCAGGCGTTGCTCGACCTCTTCCAAAAAACTTCGGCTCAAACTCTCGGCAAAAACTTTTTTGACCTGGATTATCCAATAGATTTAGCAACCAGACTCCAAAGACAGATTCAGCAAGTCATCGAGACGCGCCAACCGCTCAAAGATGAAATGCTGTACACAAGCGCATTTGGCACGCGCGCCTATGAATACATTTTCGTCCCGCTTTTGGGCGTAAATGGGATGGTAGAAGCGGTAGCAGGTGTGACGCGAGACATTACCGATCGCAAGCAAATCGAAGCGACTGTCAAAGCCAGCAACGAACGGCTGAAGCTGCTTTCAGAAGTCGCTAACGATCTGTTGCTCAACGAAGATCCCAAGGTGTTTTTAGCCAGTTTGTTTGAAAAGGTTTCCACTTATTTGGGACTGGAAGTTTACTTCAATTACTTGTTTCAAGAAGACCAGCAACGCCTTGAGCTACAAGCCTATGGGGGTATCTCAGAAGATATTGCTTTATCTGTTAAATTTTTGGAGTTAGGGCAGGGGGTGTGTGGTTATGTGGTGCAACATCAGAAGCCAGCGATCGTTGAAAATGCACTCTCAAAGACCGATCCACTTGCTGTTGAAGTTCAGTCAATCGGTACCAGAGCTTATGCCTGTCATCCACTAATGGTAGGCGAGCGCGTTTTGGGTACTCTGGGACTGGGAACTCGTCAACGCGATCACTTTACGCGCGACGAACTCGATCTCATGCAAACCCTTGCCAATCAAGTTGCTGCTGCCTTAGAACGATCGCGCCTGGTTGCAGAGTTACAGGCACGTGCCGAAGCGTTAGATCAAAGTAATCGCATTAAAGATGAGTTTTTAGCGGTTCTCTCCCATGAGTTACGTACTCCCCTGAATCCAATTCTGGGATGGTCAAAACTATTACAGGGAGGAAAGCTTAATCCTGAAAAAACGAATCTTGCGATCGCCACGATCGAGCGCAACGCCCAGATCCAGGTGCAGCTAATTGATGACTTGCTCGACATTTCCCGGATTCTGCAAGGCAAAATGAGCTTATCAGCCTCACCAATTGACCTGAATGCAGTGATTTCAGCCGCGTTAGAAACGGTTCGGCTAGCCGCAGAAACTAAATCAATCCAAATTCACACGACCATTTCACCGATTATGGGAGTGGTAATCGGGGATGCAGGGCGATTGCAGCAGGTTGTGTGGAATCTTCTGTCTAATGCTGTTAAGTTTACACCTGAAGAAAAACAAGTCACGGTTGCCCTATCTCAAGTTGAAAATCACGCCCAAATTCAAATCACCGACACCGGAAAAGGGATTCGTACCGACTTTTTGCCCTACGTGTTTGAGCATTTCCGACAAGAAGATGGCGCAACCACCCGCAAATTTGGCGGACTGGGCTTGGGATTAGCGATCGTGCGCCAAATTGTGGAAATGCACGGTGGAACGGTGACAGTAGACAGTTCAGGTGTTGGGCTAGGAGCTACATTTACGGTTAAAATTCCGCTTGCGCCTCAGTTAACTGAAGCACCAATCTTAAATCAATCACCCATTAAAGAGAGTGATGTGAGCGGCATTCACATTTTAGTCGTCGATGATGAAACAGACTCGCGGGAGTTCATCGCTTTTGTTTTAGAGGAACGTGGCGCGATCGTTACTGCTGTTGGATCTGGCACTGATGCGTTGCAAGCGATCGCTCAATCCATTCCCAACATCATCATCAGTGACATTGGGATGCCAGAGATGGATGGCTATATGCTGATGCGACAAATTCGTACCTTTGGGCTTGAGCAAGGGGGACAAATTCCCGCTATTGCCTTAACAGCTTATGCCGGAGAACTCGATCGGCAGCAAGCGATCGCTGCCGGATTTCAACGTCATGTCCCCAAACCTATCGATCCAGAAGCTTTGGTGGCGATCGTCGTCGAAATGCGGACTTACAGCAGAATTCAGAGTTCAGAATTCAAAATTCAAAATAGTTAAAGAATCAGAATAACATTTGATGAATAAATATACTAATTATTCTAGATTCCTTATAAATTATGACTCCTGACTTTTGGGTGCTGAATTCTTACAATTATTCTAAGAATAAATTATTTATACGCACTATAAAAAGGAATATTAGCACTCTGAAATAATTAAAAAAATATTCATTTACAAGTTTTATAGAGCTTGATAAATAGGTCGGCGTAAATAATTATCGTTGGGATAAAGCAGAGGGCAGGGAGCAGGGAGCAAAAAGAAAAAGGGTTTGAGCCTTGTTTACTTTTCTTCACACAGTTTGGTTTGATTGTACCAACTTACTTAGTTAAATATTTTTCTTCTAGATGTGTTGACAATCAAAATATACGCGAATAAATGATATACTAAAGATTACATCAAGCTATTGAGAGCGTGATAATTTGTCCTCCAAATATTATGATGGAGTTATTTACTAACATCTATCAAAAGAAATAAAAATTGTATTTCTTTAGTAAGATCCAAAAATACTGAGTCATAGATACTTTAGGTAAAGAAGAACACGATTTAAGTGTCTGCTAAAAAGCTGATACTTGTAGGTACACAGATAAATTATATTTATCTGTGTTGTTTCGTTTTTATATGTGTCTAACAAAAGGTGGAGGCTTATTTGTCTCGCTTAGAAAGTTAGCAATGCAAACATCGTCATTTAGTGGAGTTGCTATGTCTGAATTGCTTCAAGCAGTCTTAGATAGTGAAGAAAGAAGTGATTTACGTTCCTTTCTTAGTGAATTACGCCAACAAGAAAAGAAGTACTTGCTGCGGAACGATATACTCAATGTATATAGTGAGTATTGCTCCAAGTCCCAAAAACCTGAGACTTTTTACACTTCTTCGGAGTTAGGCAAACTCATTTACTATACTCAGGAAATAATTCAGGAGGACTCAAACTTCTGTTTCATCATCCGTTCTAAGATTGCCAGCCAAGAAGTTTATTGGTTGACATCAGACTTAAGCATTGAGCCGATGACGGTGCAGGATTTGTTGGATCTACGCGATCGCTTGGTGAACAAATATCATCCTAACGAGGGCGGCCTGCTAGAATTGGACTTCGGCCCGTTTTATGACTACTCCCCAGTCATCCGCGACCCCAAAAATATTGGTAAGGGGGTAGAATTTCTCAACCGCTATCTTTCCAGCCAACTATTTCAAGACTCCAAACAATTGCTGGATAGCTTGTTGAATTTCTTGCGTTTGCACCAATACAACGGTGTTCAGCTGCTGCTCAACGATCGCATTCAATCACAGCAGCTACTTTCCCAACAAGTTAAAAAAGCCATAACTTTTGTTAGCGATCGCCCCGATGATGAACCTTACGAACAATTCCGATTCCAATTGCAGTCAATGGGTTTTGAGCCAGGTTGGGGTAACACCGCAGCGCGAGTGGGGGAAACTTTAAATATTCTCGATGAATTGATTGATTCTGCCGATCCTCAGACCCTAGAAGCTTTCATTTCTCGTGTGCCGATGATTTTTAGAATCGTCTTGGTGTCAGCTCACGGTTGGTTTGGGCAAGAGGGAGTTTTAGGGCGTCCCGATACCGGCGGGCAGGTAGTTTACGTCCTTGACCAGGCAAAGAGCCTAGAGAAGCAGCTACAAGAAGATGTCCTGCTTGCGGGTTTAGAGAAATTGAATGTCCAGCCAAAGGTAATTATTCTCACCCGCTTGATTCCCAATAGTGATGGTACTCTTTGTAATCAACGGCTAGAAAAAGTCCACGATACCGAAAATGCCTGGATTTTGCGAGTGCCTTTACGGGATTTTAACCCTAACATGACTCAAAACTGGATTTCCCGGTTTGAGTTTTGGCCTTATCTAGAAACTTTTGCCATTGATTCCGAAAGAGAACTAAGGGCAGAATTTCACGGCACACCTGACTTAATAGTTGGAAACTATACTGATGGGAATTTAGTAGCATTCTTGCTGGCGCGACGGCTGAAAGTTACTCAATGCAATGTTGCCCATGCTTTAGAAAAATCTAAATACTTGTTCAGTAACCTCTACTGGCAAGAATTAGAGGAGAAATATCATTTTTCTTTGCAATTCACTGCTGATTTGATTGCGATGAATGCAGCCAATTTTGTGATTAGCAGCACCTACCAAGAAATTGTCGGAACACCGGATAGTGTGGGACAGTATGAGTCTTATAAGTGCTTCACCATGCCGGAGTTATACCATGTTACCAATGGCATTGAATTATTTAGTCCCAAATTTAATGTTGTACCGCCTGGAGTAAACGAAAATAATTACTTCCCCTACACCCGGAATAAAGACCGCGTGGAGAGCGATCGCCAACGCCTTGCAGAAATGCTTTTTACTCTGGAAGACCCCACGCAAATCTTTGGCAAACTCGACGATCCTAACAAGCGCCCTCTCTTCTCAATGGCGCGTCTTGACCACATCAAAAACCTCACAGGTTTAGCTGAATGTTATGGTCAAAGTAAAGAATTACAAGAGCATTGCAATTTAATTTTGGTGGCGGGTAAATTGCGCGTCGAAGAATCAGGCGACAACGAAGAACGTGACGAAATTATCAAACTTTACCAAATTATTGATCAGTACAATCTCCACGGGAAAATTCGGTGGCTGGGTGTGCGCCTGACTAAAACTGATTCTGGTGAAATTTACCGAGTCATTGCCGATCATCAGGGAATTTTTGTACAACCAGCTTTATTTGAAGCTTTTGGTTTAACAATTTTAGAAGCAATGGTTTCAGGATTGCCAACTTTTGCCACACAGTTTGGTGGGCCATTAGAGATTATTCAAGATAAGGTGAATGGATTTTATATTAACCCGACAAATTTAGAGGAGACAGCCACAAAAATTATAGAATTCATTACTAAATGCGAACAAAATCCCAACTATTGGAATGAAATTTCGCAGCGAGGAGTTGACCGAGTTTACAGCACCTATACTTGGAAAATTCACACTACCAAGCTGTTATCGTTAGCAAGAATTTATGGCTTCTGGAACTTTACCTCAAAAGAAAATCGGGAAGATTTGTTACGCTATATAGAGGCTTTGTTCTATTTAATTTACAAGCCAAGAGCGCAACAGCTATTAGAGCAGCATAAGTACCGTTAGTTTGTCATTTGTCATTTGTCATTAGCTAAAGACTAAAGACAAATGACTAAAGCACAAATAACTAAATTGTCAATGCACTCCAAGTTCGTTGACCAACTATTCCATCTACTCCTAAATTTTGCTGATTTTGAAAGGCTTTGATAGCAGTCTCTGTTAGTGCGCCAAAAATCCCATCCACCCTCACAGCATAACCGTTAGACACTAATAGCTGTTGTAAGGCTCTGACAGCAATACCAGAACTACCAAAATAAAGAGTCGGTAGTTGGCTGCTAAACTTCTGGAACCGTCCTGTAGCCTTTGTACGGACTTTACCTCCAGACTGAAAAGATTTCTTAGGCTTACCTAAGTTAGAAGAAACTAGTCCCAGATTCTTTTTGCTGATTTTCTGAAGTATGCGTTCTTTTTCTAGTTTCAGCGCTGAGAGAGAAGCCTGGGAAATCCCATCTGTCTGCATGAATTCAGGTGGTGTAACTTTAGCAGCTATCTCTAACTGACTCTGTTTTGACTGGTTTACGTCATTTTCCATCTGAAATAATTGCTGCTGTGGCAAATTAGCCCCAGATGCTTGTCTTATTGTTAACTCGCCCGTCATCATCAGGCTAATTTCAGTCATTTTAGTTTAACCAATATTTCTTTTAACCAACAACATTGTTGCTGTTCGGGATAGTACATACTGACCAAATAAAAAAGTCATGTACTAATTTTTCCAGATAATATTTTCATGTTCATATTTGCTCACCTCCGATTCCATTTAATCAGATTAATATACTTAATCAAGCCATCAAGTTATCAGACATACTATCTAAATCGATCGTTTAGACAATAACATACTATACGAGCGTCTGGGAATGCCATCAAACAAATTTACCTAGTTATATTTGGATCGTGCTTGGTATGCTATGTTGCTTTTATCATATTTATACTGTCAGTAAAAATACTACTCAATTCATCGAGTCAGTTTTTTAACTATTGATTAAAAGCTCTTAATTAATTTCAAATACTTTTTCCTATTTTATATCAAGTTCGGTTAATTACTTATAATTACCACATCTGTGCAAAAATCCCAAAAGCCTCTTTCCCCCGGCTCCCAGCAATAACTGCGATCTAAATGATAAGTCTTTAGTCGAACACGATATTACAGGGGGTTATAAACTTTTTATCAATCACAACTTATGTCGCTCTTTCAACCTATTCTCAGAAAGCGCACACTTTAACCTCAAAAGAATGAAACCGCACAACCTTGTTGCACGGTATTAAATTTGAGTTAAAGTTTAGATACTACATGACAAAATTACACAGGGGCACTGAACATAATGTTTGTACAATTCCTTGTCTAGTCTGTGTTAATTTTTATATCATTTTGAAACTTTGAGAAAGGATGTACCTTGATAAAAAGCGTGTAGGTGTAGGCCGCCCTTAGATATCGCTTAGTACTCTCAGTTATGGATATTGAAAAACTTTTTACCTTTTTTCATCTCGCCACAAAGCAATACCGCCTAATAAACCAGTGATATTGGGGATGAGTTTGACATTTAACGGTAGCTGTAAATTCACTCTCACAGCTTCACCACCGCCAATGTAAAGGTAGTCATAATTAAACAGATGTTGCAAAGATGCGATCGCTTTTTCTAAACGCCTATTCCATCTTTTCTCACCAATTTTTTCTAACTCTGCACGCCCCAACTGCTGCTCGAAAGTCTCCCCTTTGCGAAACGGATGATGCCCCATTTCCATATTTGGTACTAGCTTACCATCTACAAATAAAGCCGAACCAAACCCCGTACCCAGAGTAATCACCAATTCGACACCTTTACCTGCGATCGCACCAAAACCCTGCATGTCTGCATCATTAATCACCCGTACAGGCTTGTTTAAGTGTTTTAATAATGCTGTTTCCAAATTAAATCCAATCCAATCTGGATGTAAGTTTACGGCTGTCTCTGTGACTCCAGACCGTACCACACCAGGAAAACCGACCGAAACGCGATGAAATTCACTTTGAGCCGCTGCTAACTCAACAATTGCATTAATTACAACCTCCGGTGTCGCAGGTTGAGGTGTATCTAAACGCGCCCTTTTCGTTATAGGATTCCCTGTAATATCTAAAACCATAGCCTTAACGCCACTACCGCCAATATCAACCGATAGGGTACGAATCGATCCATTTTCTTCAACCATTGAGTTACATCCTTGTTAATGCTTGTTATTTCGTTATTATGCTCTGCTGCATTTGATAATATCTGGATATTTGGAGAGTCTTTATATTGGTGGGGAGTGGGGAGATGGGGGAGCAGGGGAGCAAGGGAGAAGTTGCAGTAAGTTTTATCCCCTCTGCCTCTTATACCCCATGCCCAATGCCCAAAGTTAAAAATCCCATACATTCGATGCCGGACAGCATCTAGATTTGTTAATCTAAGAATAATAGAGATAGTACTGGCGTAGCTGCTTAAAATCTATCAAGCAGCAAATTTCTATTAAAAGTAATATAAGAGAAAGAATTATGACGGCCTTTGAACCTCAAAGCATCCGCTCGTATAGCCAAGAAGATGTCCAACAAATTCTGCACTTAGCGATCGCTCGTCAAGCAGATGATAAAGACACAGAATTTTCTTATGAGCATATATTAGAAATTGCTGCTGAGTTAGAAATTTCACCTGAGTCTTTAAAATTAGCAGAACGCGATTGGGTATTACAACAAGGCCAAGTTCAACAGCGAAAAGCTTTTGACGCCTACCGCATCAGAAGATTTCAGAAGCGTTTAAGCAAATATGCAATTTTCAATGGCTTTTTTATACTGCTTGATTTAATCACTGGTGGCGGAATTTCTTGGTCGCTGTACATTTTACTATTCTGTGGATTGCCTGTAGCGCTTGATGTCTGGAATACCTTTCAAATTAAAGGCGAAGAGTATGAAATGGCATTCCAAAAATGGAGTCGTAACCATCAGATTAAGAAAACCATTAGCACAGTTTTGAATAAGTGGTTTAAAGTATTACAGGCTTAATAAAAAACTTTCCCTAACTCATCTCTACTTAATTCCCCCCAGAAACGGGGGGAATATTTTGCGATGCGAACTAACTAGATACTGAATTAGCCGCCTCGGAAACCTTCTCAGGGGGTGGAAAGCCACCCATACGAATCTCAGAAGTGAAGGAAGTAATACTAAATCCACCAAAACTCTTGAGGACATTTACCCGCATTCGCAAATTGGGGCTAGCAAACCACAGGCGTTCCTCTGAGAAGATGGTTTCATCTTCTGTAGTTAGGATCAAAGCACCATCGCTGTCAATTTTATAGCGTCCGGCAACTGGAGTTTTATTGGCATCAACTATTTCTCTCAGTAACCTGCCTTGGGTGGGATTATCCGCATCAGGTACTGAAACTAACACAATTGAACCACTATGTTTTGTTTGATCCTTGTCCATTGTGCCATTCCAGATAATTTTGGTAGCACAGGAAGCAGAACTAGGATTAATATTATAACTTTGACACAGCTTGACGGCTTCTGGATGATCTACTGCCAGCGCCTCAATGATAATATCTGACTTGCTATGTTCCGATTGGTTAAAAGCCAAATGTTGACTAGTACGATGAGAAAACCATTTACCAGCACTTAACTGAAAAAACTCTTCAATATTCATGAATGAAATTACCCTGCATCAAAATGCTAAAATTCCCGCTTAATTATTATTAAAAGATAGCAGGAAGCTCTAATATTAAGCTTGATTGCCTATTTCCTCAAGCTTCTTGAGGCCAATTCTGGCTGCCTCAGCAACGTTGAAATGATTGTCTTTTTCCAGGTATTTTAAAGCTGAGACACTCTTGGGAGTGGGAAGATTTCCCAAGGCTTCTGCCAAACGCTGCCTCACTAACCAATCATCTGATTGGGCGAAGCGCAGAATCTTATCTACAGATTCGATGTCTTGAATTTCTCCCAGTGCAGAGATTGCAGCTTGTTGCAATACGACTTCTTTGCTATCCAATGCCTGAATAAGAATTTGATGGGCACGGGGATCTTTAATATTACCTAGAGAAACAGCTGCACTAAAACGTACTAGCCAATCAGTATCTTCATAAAATGCCCGTGAAAGTACCTCAAAGGCTCTGGCATCACCCAAATATCCTAAAGCACCGGCGGCATCAGCGCGGATACCATAATCAGGGTCATTTTCGAGAATTTTTACCAAAATAGAATAACATTCTGGCGTTGGCTTGATTCCCAGAGCAAATATTGCCATCGATCGCAGTTGCAAAGATTCGTCGTCTAGTACCTTTTTAATCAAAGGAACTGCATCCTCAGCCGCAACGTGACGCAGATTAGCAAGGGCTACCATGCGATCGCGTAAATTCGGACTTTCTAGCTGAGTAGAAATTTCTTGTAAGCTTAGAGCTGCCATTTAGTTCAAAGCGTTTTCTTTACTTATCTTAATTTACCCGATTTGTTGATCAGGCTGTCGCCATAGTGAAGTAGGAGTTTGGCGACTTTACAAAATGGCTCAATTATGAATAATAAAAAAGCGATCGCGCTTTACCAGTTGCAGAAGTCGGTGTAAAGCGTCTGCCAATTGGGAAAATCACCCGCATCCATAGCCCTCTCTAAGAAAAGGCGTACTTGGCAATTCGTTTAATAAATATTAAGTACATCTTCATCGTGAATTGGTATTACGACTTTATCCTTGAAGCCTTATTTAGCGCAGCTTCATAAAGAATTGGTATTAGAAACAAACAATGTTTTAGACTCTGAGGAAATTGTCAGTGTTACCTTTTCTGCAACTCCAGACTTGGATGCAATGTTTCCGCCTGCGGTGGCACGTCGTCGTCCTGGTTGGGATCAAATTCCTTTGCTAGATGTGCAACAGATGCAGGTTGCCAATAGCCTCGATCGCTGTATTCGGGTGCTAATCCACTTAAACACTCCTCTACCCCGGAATGCATTACGCCCAGTCTATCTGCATCGTGCTGCTCAGTTACGTCCAGATATAGCATTGTTACGTTAGGCGTAGGCGTAGCCCGTCGCAGACATCGCTTTGCAAGACTTTAGTTACAGCAAATTTCAGATAAATAGACCACAGTGATTGAACCAACAGAAGGCATCATCTTCAGTAATGTAATTTACAGCTTCAGTCATTGCTTGGTGGTATTGAGTTCAAGTTAGAGATTTCGTGAGAAGGCGACCATCCAAAACTAGGCTAAGTTGCCCATTGGCAAGAATGCTAGTTCCTTGGATATAAGCAGCAACTGGGATTGCTTCCCCCAGAGAATGGATCGCAGAGAATTGCTTGCCGATGATGCAATCTAATTCTAAAGCACATAGTTTGTCTAAGTAACGAAATACTAATAAAGGCTTATCCTGCTTGAAAGCATTGAGTGTATCTGTGCTGTAAGTAGTAACTGAGGTGGGAAGGTGGTTAGGACAAATCAGCACATCAGTCAATAAATGGATAGGGACGAGCATTTCTGTTGTTAAATGCTCATGAGCACAACCAAGGAAGCCACTCGATCTGCCAGAAGACTGCAATAACAACATGCGTCCTGCTTGAGTTTGGATAATTTGTTCGGACTGGGATAGACAAATCTGCTCTACAGAATCGGCAATAAATGCATAGACTCTGGAGTTAGCTTGACAGACGATAAGTTGAGCAATTTTTTGATCTAGGGGAATTTGGAGCGAGAAGGCTGTACCATGTCCAGCTTTAGACTTCAATACTATTCTTCCCTGAACAGCTGTTAATTGCTTGCAAATTTCAGTTAATTCTACTCCTAACTCTAAGGCAGCACGATCGTATAAAACAGATGAAACTTCTGGTTCAAGTACCAATTCAGTCTGTTGAGTTCCTTGTAAATCTCCTGGTTTTGTAAGGGCGAACCCTTGGGCTAAAGCCGATTGATAAATTTGAGATAAGTTAAGTCCTGCGCCATCATCACAGCCATCAATAATCAGTTGATTTCCCTGCTGGTAAACTTGAATTTCAATGATACCGTTGCTATTTTTACCAAGGTGTTGGCGTGTTTGGCAAGACTCAATACTTTGCTCTAGTAAATAGCAACTTATATGCAACAGGAGAGCATGGAGGCGATCGCTAAACGCCCGATCGACTTGGATATCGCTAATTTGTAAATGTAGTCTAGCAGACTTATCTTGTAGAGCTTGTAACTGAGACCAAAGCTGATGCAACGGTTCTAAGGCTACTCTTAAAGGAATAGTTGTGACTGTTTTGACTAAATTGGAAGAATGGTTAAGCAACTTTTCCTGCTGTATCAGTTCTTGTTTGAGTTGATGATGATTGTTATTCAGGGAATGAACAGTTGATGCCACTTGAGACGCTTCAGCCAAAACAGATTGAAGAGTACTGTATAATTGCTGAGAGCGAGAAGCAGCTAGAGGAGAAAGGGTATCTGAAATTGCTGCTAAACGTCCTGACCATTCCTGTAGATTATCCAGCAGGTGTTGTAATCGTTTAACTTGTCG harbors:
- a CDS encoding response regulator; protein product: MLNFQTLFESIPGLYIVYSLDFVIVGGSDAYFWATKTKREEVVGRHLFEVFPDNPDDPNGTGIQNLRTSLSSVLKYQKPHTMAVQKYDIRRPESEGGGFQERYWTPTNSPIFGENGEMTHIIHRVEDVTEFVQVQQQLNEQRQLNQSLQSRTEQMEREISARAQELQEVNEQVQAANEALSEFDRAKTVFFSNISHEFHTPLTLMLSPIEDLLLDIQAPLAPQQRDRLELVQRNGLRLLKLVNTLLEFSQQEAAGIEASSEPIASNWILPSAIAPSSLPARILLADDNTDMRDYLWRLLSQRYEVEVVTDGATALAAIQAQRPDLILSDLMMPGMDGFELLRQLRADPQRSELPVILLSAQPGEESRVSGLAAGADDYLIKPFSDRELLACIESILKQADIRKQAAQTLQASEQQLKLALKTSKLGSWQFDLKTNVLSVSDQCKFNYGLPIDADFSHQVLMERIHPEDRTWVQAAIQDSITNHTDYDVEYRNVWNDGSTHWVIVRGHPIYDEAGNPERMVGISIDITNRKQAEADLREAYVQWEAALAAGAIYTWRWKIAENLVIVNAAFAHLFGVDSVEAASGLPIELFIQAIHEEDRPQVTAAINQAIETGKEFISEYRVYTAAGEERWLAARGRVEYAADGTPLAFPGALADITERKQAEDAWRQISTELERQLRKFDAIASSVTDFIYTFDLSGRFTYVNQALLDLFQKTSAQTLGKNFFDLDYPIDLATRLQRQIQQVIETRQPLKDEMLYTSAFGTRAYEYIFVPLLGVNGMVEAVAGVTRDITDRKQIEATVKASNERLKLLSEVANDLLLNEDPKVFLASLFEKVSTYLGLEVYFNYLFQEDQQRLELQAYGGISEDIALSVKFLELGQGVCGYVVQHQKPAIVENALSKTDPLAVEVQSIGTRAYACHPLMVGERVLGTLGLGTRQRDHFTRDELDLMQTLANQVAAALERSRLVAELQARAEALDQSNRIKDEFLAVLSHELRTPLNPILGWSKLLQGGKLNPEKTNLAIATIERNAQIQVQLIDDLLDISRILQGKMSLSASPIDLNAVISAALETVRLAAETKSIQIHTTISPIMGVVIGDAGRLQQVVWNLLSNAVKFTPEEKQVTVALSQVENHAQIQITDTGKGIRTDFLPYVFEHFRQEDGATTRKFGGLGLGLAIVRQIVEMHGGTVTVDSSGVGLGATFTVKIPLAPQLTEAPILNQSPIKESDVSGIHILVVDDETDSREFIAFVLEERGAIVTAVGSGTDALQAIAQSIPNIIISDIGMPEMDGYMLMRQIRTFGLEQGGQIPAIALTAYAGELDRQQAIAAGFQRHVPKPIDPEALVAIVVEMRTYSRIQSSEFKIQNS
- a CDS encoding sucrose synthase; protein product: MSELLQAVLDSEERSDLRSFLSELRQQEKKYLLRNDILNVYSEYCSKSQKPETFYTSSELGKLIYYTQEIIQEDSNFCFIIRSKIASQEVYWLTSDLSIEPMTVQDLLDLRDRLVNKYHPNEGGLLELDFGPFYDYSPVIRDPKNIGKGVEFLNRYLSSQLFQDSKQLLDSLLNFLRLHQYNGVQLLLNDRIQSQQLLSQQVKKAITFVSDRPDDEPYEQFRFQLQSMGFEPGWGNTAARVGETLNILDELIDSADPQTLEAFISRVPMIFRIVLVSAHGWFGQEGVLGRPDTGGQVVYVLDQAKSLEKQLQEDVLLAGLEKLNVQPKVIILTRLIPNSDGTLCNQRLEKVHDTENAWILRVPLRDFNPNMTQNWISRFEFWPYLETFAIDSERELRAEFHGTPDLIVGNYTDGNLVAFLLARRLKVTQCNVAHALEKSKYLFSNLYWQELEEKYHFSLQFTADLIAMNAANFVISSTYQEIVGTPDSVGQYESYKCFTMPELYHVTNGIELFSPKFNVVPPGVNENNYFPYTRNKDRVESDRQRLAEMLFTLEDPTQIFGKLDDPNKRPLFSMARLDHIKNLTGLAECYGQSKELQEHCNLILVAGKLRVEESGDNEERDEIIKLYQIIDQYNLHGKIRWLGVRLTKTDSGEIYRVIADHQGIFVQPALFEAFGLTILEAMVSGLPTFATQFGGPLEIIQDKVNGFYINPTNLEETATKIIEFITKCEQNPNYWNEISQRGVDRVYSTYTWKIHTTKLLSLARIYGFWNFTSKENREDLLRYIEALFYLIYKPRAQQLLEQHKYR
- a CDS encoding peptidoglycan-binding domain-containing protein → MTEISLMMTGELTIRQASGANLPQQQLFQMENDVNQSKQSQLEIAAKVTPPEFMQTDGISQASLSALKLEKERILQKISKKNLGLVSSNLGKPKKSFQSGGKVRTKATGRFQKFSSQLPTLYFGSSGIAVRALQQLLVSNGYAVRVDGIFGALTETAIKAFQNQQNLGVDGIVGQRTWSALTI
- a CDS encoding ROK family protein; translated protein: MVEENGSIRTLSVDIGGSGVKAMVLDITGNPITKRARLDTPQPATPEVVINAIVELAAAQSEFHRVSVGFPGVVRSGVTETAVNLHPDWIGFNLETALLKHLNKPVRVINDADMQGFGAIAGKGVELVITLGTGFGSALFVDGKLVPNMEMGHHPFRKGETFEQQLGRAELEKIGEKRWNRRLEKAIASLQHLFNYDYLYIGGGEAVRVNLQLPLNVKLIPNITGLLGGIALWRDEKR
- a CDS encoding 2TM domain-containing protein, with product MTAFEPQSIRSYSQEDVQQILHLAIARQADDKDTEFSYEHILEIAAELEISPESLKLAERDWVLQQGQVQQRKAFDAYRIRRFQKRLSKYAIFNGFFILLDLITGGGISWSLYILLFCGLPVALDVWNTFQIKGEEYEMAFQKWSRNHQIKKTISTVLNKWFKVLQA
- a CDS encoding phycobiliprotein lyase, which codes for MNIEEFFQLSAGKWFSHRTSQHLAFNQSEHSKSDIIIEALAVDHPEAVKLCQSYNINPSSASCATKIIWNGTMDKDQTKHSGSIVLVSVPDADNPTQGRLLREIVDANKTPVAGRYKIDSDGALILTTEDETIFSEERLWFASPNLRMRVNVLKSFGGFSITSFTSEIRMGGFPPPEKVSEAANSVSS
- a CDS encoding HEAT repeat domain-containing protein, whose translation is MAALSLQEISTQLESPNLRDRMVALANLRHVAAEDAVPLIKKVLDDESLQLRSMAIFALGIKPTPECYSILVKILENDPDYGIRADAAGALGYLGDARAFEVLSRAFYEDTDWLVRFSAAVSLGNIKDPRAHQILIQALDSKEVVLQQAAISALGEIQDIESVDKILRFAQSDDWLVRQRLAEALGNLPTPKSVSALKYLEKDNHFNVAEAARIGLKKLEEIGNQA
- the aroH gene encoding chorismate mutase; this translates as MKPYLAQLHKELVLETNNVLDSEEIVSVTFSATPDLDAMFPPAVARRRPGWDQIPLLDVQQMQVANSLDRCIRVLIHLNTPLPRNALRPVYLHRAAQLRPDIALLR